GATGATTTAGGTTATTATTTTGTTACAAATTGGCATTGTTTTAAAACAGGTACGAATTGTGGAGGTGATGAATTTGATTTTGAGAATAATACTCTTAGATTTATGTTCAATTTTCAAAGTCCTAACTCCGATGATATTTCAACAGCAGTATATAACAGAGGCCCACTAATCACTCAAAGTATAGCCAAGACTGGCGATCCTGAATCGCGTGGATTTGGATATTACCATGAATCTCAAGTAGAATTAATAAAAAAAGTATCTTGTGTATTAGGAGACTTTGCCTTACTTAGAATTATTGATCCCATTCCTCCTCATTTTGATGTGGCTCATGCTGGATGGCTATCAGGACCTTTTATTTTGCCAAGTAACTTGTTTGTCCATCATCCAAGAGGTGATATCAAAAAGTTGTCAACAACTTCCAGTGTATATAATGTTACCTCAAATTTGGCAGTGAGTTGCTACGTAGTAACAGCAATTATTGATTTTTTCTTTGGCTGGGCATATTCAACACAGGTGGTTTGCAGTTATATTGAATGGCCTTTTTATGCAGTACAAGACATAGAACCAGGACCTATACAGGGTGGTTCCTCAGGGTCAGGTATGTTTAATTTTTCTGAGCGACTTGTCGGAAATGCTTCAGCTACATGGCCTGACTCGGATACTTGTAGTGGTTTTTGGGATGTATTTCATGTTTCAAAATTTAGAAATATTTATCCTCGAAATGCTATTCGGTCAAAACTGAATCCCTCTAAAAACTGGATGGTGGATCAATTTGGCTTGCAAAATAGAAAAATAGATTGCCATAGTTCATTAGAAGATATTTACGGATATTACTTTCCTGCACAGGATTATCAGGCTGAAAACAAAATCTATATCCGTTCAAAAGCTGAAATCACTACCAATGACCCTTCGCAAAATGATAACCCCGGTGTAATAATTTTTGAGGAAGCACATTACGAATACCATGCAACTACATTTATAGAGCTAAATCCGGGCTTTGATGCTCAACCGGGTAGCTCATTTGTGGCAGAAATAAATCCATGCAACTCTACTGCACGAAAAGCTGCTCCTGAAATTGAATATCCACCAATCCGTGTACTAAATAGAAGTAATCTTGAAGTAATAGAAAGAAAAAGTAAGCATTCACGTTTTTCATTTTACCCTAATCCGGCAAATAGTCATATAACCATCAATTTCTCACATCCACCTGATGAAATTGCTCAACAAATTGTTATAACCGATTTCTCCGGCAGAAAAGTATTTGACATTACTACTGAAAACAATGTTAATGCAAAAACATTAAATATCGAAAATTTAGATAACGGAACTTATTTTTTAACACTTGTGTCTAATAAATCTACTTATTCTGACAAATTGGTAATTGTAAGGTAAAGATAGGCTTAATCAGTTGAGGGTTGTATTTCTTAACATATTTTTATGGAGTTCTTCTATCCACCCACCCGCATCAAAGTACAACCCAAAAGTGAATGCGTGTTTGAGATGCATGTCCACTTTTCCCTATCTTTTTTCAATACTTTACAAAAGAATATCAGCTTTAGCAGCTATACCTTAAATTTTTTCTAAAAAGTAGAATTTAAAAATGTTATTTTCGTTTCTTATAAAGCTTATGAAAATACTTTTTACTTTTTTTTTACTTATTTTTTCTCTTCAAACTGCTTTTTCGGGTGATTGGAAAACCTATGGTTCGCATTTGTTTTCTATAGATTACCAAAGCGACTGGGAAGTAATGGGTTCTAATTACGGGGCGGTAGTAGCAATGTTTACAAGACCTCAGGCAAATTCCGCAGACCGTCTTTTTATCGAAAATGTCAATATCGTTTACCAACTTATTGAAGATTCCATTGATTTAAAGAAAAGCGCTCACAAAAGTTTACAGGAAATGCACTCGTTGATTGATAACCTTCAAATCTTTAAAAACGAATATAGTAAAATAGGTAATCTGGATGCATATATTATGCAGTATAGCGGAAAATTGATGGATATGAACCTGCATT
This genomic interval from Chitinophagaceae bacterium contains the following:
- a CDS encoding T9SS C-terminal target domain-containing protein, which gives rise to MISKIILLSFSLILYSYNLFAQFEQSLECQQNANSISDFNLLKKATFRFNVIGIGRCTGVLINRDEEDDDLGYYFVTNWHCFKTGTNCGGDEFDFENNTLRFMFNFQSPNSDDISTAVYNRGPLITQSIAKTGDPESRGFGYYHESQVELIKKVSCVLGDFALLRIIDPIPPHFDVAHAGWLSGPFILPSNLFVHHPRGDIKKLSTTSSVYNVTSNLAVSCYVVTAIIDFFFGWAYSTQVVCSYIEWPFYAVQDIEPGPIQGGSSGSGMFNFSERLVGNASATWPDSDTCSGFWDVFHVSKFRNIYPRNAIRSKLNPSKNWMVDQFGLQNRKIDCHSSLEDIYGYYFPAQDYQAENKIYIRSKAEITTNDPSQNDNPGVIIFEEAHYEYHATTFIELNPGFDAQPGSSFVAEINPCNSTARKAAPEIEYPPIRVLNRSNLEVIERKSKHSRFSFYPNPANSHITINFSHPPDEIAQQIVITDFSGRKVFDITTENNVNAKTLNIENLDNGTYFLTLVSNKSTYSDKLVIVR